gcggaaaaaaataaaaaatatactgaGGTTTTAGGACGTTTGTCTACCTTGCCGGCGATGTTGTTGGACAACCAGTCAAGACCTTCGTAAAGTCCCTCGCCTGAAGTGGCACATGTGCTCTGGATGTACctgaacagagagagagagagagttccatatacatataaatacatcATAAGCAAGAGAACAATTAAGGAAGATTAAGATAATTCATTATACCAGTGACGCTGACGGAGTGAGTGGAGACCAAGCTTATCAGTGATTTCAGCTGCGTTCATAGCATTTGGAAGATCCTGCTTGTTAGCAAACACAAGCAGAACAGCATCACGCAGCTCATCCTGTAAAAAACCGGTTAAAATGTTTTAGTAAGTTTACATGCACGGATGGAATCAtgaaatcaagaaacaaataGGCAGGAAAAACACTGGAAACAGAACCTCATTAAGCATTCTGTGCAATTCATCTCTAGCCTCAACAACACGGTCTCTGTCATTGCTGTCCACCACAAAGATGAGACCTTGAGTGTTCTGGAAGTAGTGCCTCCACAATGGACGGATCTGACAACAAGTGCAGCAGGTTATATACCATGTGCAGTTCAAAAAGATCCAGAGGTTGCAATGCAAAACCAAAAACTTGTGAATACCTTGTCTTGACCCCCGACATCCCAGACTGTGAAGCTGATGTTCTTGTACTCCACAGTTTCAACATTGAACCCTGTTTGCACAAATGTGAAGTTTAATCATCAAGGTCGGTGTCAGCATGTACATATAGCTCACTGATGGTTAAGAAACGTACCAATGGTGGGAATGGTGGTGACAATCTCACCGAGCTTGAGCTTGTACAAAATGGTGGTCTTACCAGCAGCATCAAGACCAACCATGAGAATCCTCATCTCCTTCTTGGCAAAAAGCCTGCTAAAAAGCTTCGCGAACGACAATCCCATCCTGCTTCACTAATCATACCCCCAAAGATATTAATGTTATAAACTTAAACCGGTTATAATCAACATCAAACCATCAATAACCAATCTCTTAACCGGTGCTCATCGTCAACACAACACACAAAGAGATCAGAGTAGCGTATCACAAAGCAATGAATAATAAACATAAGTACAATCAGATAATGCTCATCACATGTTATAGATCGTCGAGAAGATGATTTTCACAGATCCAGACTTAG
The nucleotide sequence above comes from Brassica napus cultivar Da-Ae chromosome A9, Da-Ae, whole genome shotgun sequence. Encoded proteins:
- the LOC125578386 gene encoding ADP-ribosylation factor 2-B — encoded protein: MGLSFAKLFSRLFAKKEMRILMVGLDAAGKTTILYKLKLGEIVTTIPTIGFNVETVEYKNISFTVWDVGGQDKIRPLWRHYFQNTQGLIFVVDSNDRDRVVEARDELHRMLNEDELRDAVLLVFANKQDLPNAMNAAEITDKLGLHSLRQRHWYIQSTCATSGEGLYEGLDWLSNNIAGKA